From a region of the Lentilactobacillus curieae genome:
- a CDS encoding isoprenyl transferase produces the protein MNKEVDEELVNQIDSENIPNHVAVIMDGNGRWAQKRHLPRVAGHKEGMQTVKKVAIAASNLGIKVLTLYAFSTENWKRPDKEVNFLMKLPVTFFGDFVPDLIKNNVRVQVMGDVDQLPKATKKAVADAISQTSECTGMILNFALNYGSRLEIVDAVKEIANLAKRGQLDVDSIDEDVVSHHLMSAPLGQYADPDLLIRTSGEERISNFLLWQIAYSELAFVDTLWPDFDGDTLIKEVIEYQGRHRRFGGLESE, from the coding sequence ATGAATAAAGAAGTCGATGAAGAATTAGTTAACCAAATTGATAGCGAAAATATTCCTAATCACGTGGCTGTTATTATGGATGGCAATGGTCGTTGGGCACAAAAACGTCACTTGCCACGGGTAGCAGGGCATAAAGAGGGAATGCAAACGGTCAAAAAAGTGGCAATTGCTGCTAGTAACTTGGGTATTAAAGTTCTAACGCTCTATGCATTTTCAACTGAAAATTGGAAAAGGCCAGATAAGGAAGTTAATTTTTTAATGAAGTTGCCGGTGACTTTTTTTGGCGACTTTGTTCCAGATTTGATTAAAAATAACGTTAGAGTTCAAGTAATGGGGGATGTTGATCAACTACCGAAGGCGACAAAAAAGGCAGTTGCTGATGCAATTTCTCAAACTTCTGAATGTACTGGAATGATTTTGAACTTTGCTCTTAATTATGGAAGCCGTTTAGAAATTGTTGATGCAGTCAAAGAAATCGCTAATCTGGCTAAACGGGGCCAACTTGATGTTGATTCAATTGATGAGGATGTGGTAAGCCATCACTTAATGTCTGCACCACTTGGACAGTATGCTGATCCTGATTTGCTGATAAGAACTAGCGGTGAAGAAAGAATCTCTAATTTCTTACTGTGGCAAATTGCTTATAGTGAGTTAGCATTTGTTGATACATTATGGCCAGATTTTGATGGTGACACCTTAATTAAGGAAGTCATCGAGTATCAGGGACGTCATCGACGGTTTGGCGGACTTGAATCTGAATAG
- a CDS encoding D-2-hydroxyacid dehydrogenase has translation MKIVAYGIRDDEKPYLDKWSDENPDVEVQSTGDLLDESTVGLANGADGVVTYQQKPYTAEVLDKLGSFGIKFLSLRNVGVDNIDATAAKRNGIKVTNVPAYSPEAIAEFTVTQLMRLLRRTNTFDRKQKDGDLQWAPDIAEELNQMTVGVVATGRIGRAAMKIYEGFGAKVIAYDVFHNPELEKQGIYVDTMDELYSQSDVISLHAPATKENEHMLNDDAFSKMKDGVYILNPARGALIDTDALIRALDSGKVGGAAVDTYENEVGIFNTDFGSFDKIPDERLKNLMKRENVLVSPHIAFYTKRAVRNMVYFAMDANKSLIESGKSDKLVDL, from the coding sequence GTGAAAATTGTTGCATACGGAATTAGAGACGATGAAAAACCTTATCTTGACAAATGGAGCGATGAAAATCCAGATGTTGAAGTTCAATCAACAGGTGACTTGTTAGATGAATCAACTGTTGGGTTGGCAAATGGTGCTGATGGGGTTGTTACATACCAACAAAAGCCTTATACCGCAGAAGTACTCGACAAACTAGGGAGCTTTGGAATCAAGTTTCTTTCACTCAGAAACGTAGGTGTCGATAATATTGACGCCACAGCTGCTAAGCGTAATGGAATCAAAGTTACCAACGTTCCAGCTTACTCTCCAGAAGCAATTGCAGAATTTACTGTTACTCAGTTGATGAGACTCCTGAGAAGAACAAATACATTTGACCGAAAGCAAAAAGATGGGGACCTTCAATGGGCACCTGACATCGCTGAAGAGTTAAATCAAATGACTGTCGGGGTTGTTGCTACTGGTCGAATTGGCCGTGCGGCAATGAAAATTTATGAAGGCTTTGGAGCTAAGGTCATTGCTTATGATGTATTCCATAATCCCGAGCTAGAAAAACAGGGGATCTATGTTGATACAATGGATGAGCTGTATTCTCAATCTGACGTAATTTCTCTTCATGCTCCAGCAACCAAGGAAAACGAGCATATGTTAAATGATGATGCTTTTTCAAAGATGAAGGACGGGGTTTATATCCTCAATCCAGCTCGTGGAGCATTAATTGATACAGACGCGTTGATTCGGGCACTAGATTCAGGAAAAGTAGGCGGTGCTGCAGTTGACACCTACGAAAACGAAGTTGGTATTTTCAACACTGATTTTGGAAGCTTTGACAAGATTCCTGATGAACGGTTAAAAAACTTGATGAAACGTGAAAATGTTCTGGTAAGCCCACATATCGCTTTCTACACCAAGAGAGCTGTCAGAAATATGGTTTATTTTGCAATGGACGCTAATAAATCATTGATTGAATCTGGTAAATCAGATAAGCTCGTTGATTTATAA
- a CDS encoding HAD family hydrolase has protein sequence MIKAIVFDVDDTLYNQEPCFNEAFRTVFDSNIDDNQLKQIYINYQNQFELVSSPSDKEQISLSDSEANFHSLHHTFKKFEIEGLTKDNADKFEDAFLQNRENIQLSEGLATVFNRLASKFKLGIITNGSNEEQLSKIMKLKLHNWISRDQIITSEDAKAEKPDPLIFTMMNRKFELRGSEMLYVGSSFNEDIIPAKKAGWQAVWYNPFNGTISDPSAIPDQTVSTPEELRELLTELAL, from the coding sequence ATGATAAAAGCCATCGTTTTCGACGTTGACGATACCCTGTATAATCAAGAGCCTTGCTTTAATGAGGCATTTAGAACCGTGTTTGATTCTAACATTGATGATAACCAATTAAAACAAATTTATATTAACTATCAAAACCAATTTGAATTAGTGAGTTCACCAAGTGATAAAGAACAAATTAGTCTTAGTGATAGTGAAGCTAACTTTCACAGTCTTCACCACACTTTTAAAAAGTTCGAAATTGAAGGGCTCACAAAAGATAATGCTGACAAATTTGAAGATGCATTTCTACAAAATCGTGAGAATATCCAGCTTTCTGAGGGACTAGCCACAGTTTTTAATCGCCTTGCTTCAAAATTTAAGCTCGGAATCATTACTAATGGATCTAACGAAGAACAACTTTCAAAGATTATGAAACTGAAACTTCATAATTGGATCAGCCGTGACCAAATAATCACTTCAGAAGATGCCAAAGCTGAAAAACCTGATCCTTTGATTTTTACGATGATGAATCGTAAATTTGAACTTCGAGGTAGCGAAATGCTGTATGTTGGTAGCTCATTTAACGAAGACATTATCCCGGCTAAAAAGGCTGGTTGGCAAGCTGTTTGGTATAACCCATTTAACGGCACGATTAGTGATCCAAGTGCAATTCCAGATCAAACAGTTTCCACCCCCGAGGAGCTACGAGAATTACTAACAGAATTAGCGCTTTAA
- the pyrH gene encoding UMP kinase, whose amino-acid sequence MSDIKYNRIVLKLSGEALAGEKGFGINPPVIKDVASEIKNIYDLGIQIGIVVGGGNMWRGEAGAEMGMERAQADYIGMLGTVMNGLALQDNLESLGVPTRVQTSIEMRQIAEPYIRRKAVRHLEKGRVVIFAGGTGNPYFSTDTTAALRAAEIGADAILMAKNGVDGIYSDDPKTNEDAVKYDSLTYMDIISKGLKVMDSTASSLSMDNHIPLVVFNLNKSGNIRKVITGENIGTTVKEK is encoded by the coding sequence ATGTCTGATATAAAATACAACCGAATCGTTTTAAAGCTAAGTGGAGAGGCTTTAGCGGGTGAAAAAGGATTTGGAATAAATCCACCAGTTATTAAGGATGTTGCATCTGAAATTAAAAACATTTACGATTTAGGAATTCAAATTGGTATCGTCGTCGGTGGCGGTAACATGTGGCGTGGTGAAGCAGGCGCTGAAATGGGTATGGAACGTGCCCAGGCTGATTACATCGGAATGCTTGGAACGGTGATGAATGGGCTAGCACTGCAAGACAACCTTGAATCATTAGGAGTTCCTACCAGAGTCCAAACTTCTATTGAAATGAGACAAATTGCTGAACCTTACATCAGACGTAAGGCAGTTCGCCATCTTGAAAAGGGCAGAGTCGTAATTTTTGCTGGCGGTACTGGAAATCCTTACTTCTCAACTGATACTACTGCTGCATTAAGAGCAGCGGAAATTGGTGCTGATGCAATTTTGATGGCCAAAAATGGGGTTGATGGAATTTATTCTGACGATCCTAAAACTAACGAAGACGCAGTTAAGTATGATTCTTTAACTTATATGGACATCATCAGTAAAGGTCTTAAAGTTATGGATTCCACTGCAAGCTCTCTTTCAATGGATAACCATATTCCGTTGGTCGTGTTTAATTTGAATAAATCAGGTAACATTCGTAAGGTAATTACCGGAGAAAATATCGGAACAACTGTTAAGGAGAAGTAA
- the rpsB gene encoding 30S ribosomal protein S2 — protein MAVISMKQLLEAGVHFGHQTRRWNPKMKEYIFTERNGIYIIDLQKTVKLIDSAYNFVKDEASKGAVILFVGTKKQAQDAIAEEATRAGQYFVNNRWLGGTLTNWNTIQSRVKRLKELKKMATDGTFERLPKKEVSLLVKQQEKLERFLGGIEDMPKIPDVMFIVDPRKEQIAVKEAQKLNIPIVAMVDTNTDPDDIDVIIPSNDDAIRAVRLITSKMADAIIEGNQGEDDVNEDTFNGDKSKSDDSIEAIADEVEGNKE, from the coding sequence ATGGCTGTTATTTCTATGAAACAATTATTGGAAGCCGGAGTACATTTCGGTCACCAAACTCGTCGTTGGAACCCAAAGATGAAGGAATATATCTTTACTGAACGTAACGGTATTTACATCATCGACTTACAAAAGACTGTTAAGCTTATCGATTCTGCTTACAACTTTGTTAAGGACGAAGCATCAAAGGGTGCTGTTATTCTTTTTGTTGGTACTAAGAAGCAAGCACAAGACGCTATCGCTGAAGAAGCAACTCGTGCAGGCCAATACTTCGTCAACAACCGTTGGCTTGGTGGTACTTTAACCAACTGGAACACTATCCAATCACGTGTTAAAAGATTAAAAGAATTAAAGAAAATGGCAACTGACGGAACTTTCGAACGTTTACCTAAGAAGGAAGTTTCATTGCTTGTTAAGCAACAAGAAAAGCTTGAAAGATTCCTTGGTGGTATCGAAGATATGCCAAAGATTCCTGATGTTATGTTCATTGTTGATCCTCGTAAGGAACAAATCGCTGTTAAGGAAGCTCAAAAATTGAACATTCCTATCGTTGCTATGGTTGATACTAACACTGATCCAGATGATATTGATGTTATTATCCCATCTAACGATGACGCTATTCGTGCCGTTCGCTTGATCACTTCAAAGATGGCTGACGCTATCATCGAAGGTAACCAAGGTGAAGACGATGTTAACGAAGATACTTTTAACGGAGACAAGTCAAAGAGCGACGATTCAATCGAAGCAATTGCTGACGAAGTTGAAGGAAACAAAGAATAA
- a CDS encoding tRNA1(Val) (adenine(37)-N6)-methyltransferase, whose protein sequence is MNAELKSGERIDQLYSKNISIIQSANVFSFSLDAVLLAEFASVSKNKTKTLVDLCAGNGAVGLFISERTNAKIYEIELQPRLADMATRSVKLNNLEDQVVVINDDLKNTTDHIKKDSVDVVTVNPPYFLNYDTSEKNPNEYLAIARHELTTTLNQVVKTSADLLKMNGKFFMVHRPDRLTDILTTMRHNRIEPKALQFVRPSHGKLANMVLVSGIKDGRYNGVKILDDVIVHDGDHYSKSIEMMLYGKR, encoded by the coding sequence ATGAATGCAGAATTAAAGTCTGGCGAGAGAATTGACCAGTTATACAGTAAAAATATTTCAATAATCCAAAGTGCAAATGTTTTTTCATTTTCATTAGATGCGGTTTTGTTAGCTGAGTTTGCATCTGTGTCTAAAAATAAAACTAAGACCTTAGTCGACCTTTGTGCCGGCAATGGGGCTGTTGGATTATTCATCAGTGAACGGACTAATGCAAAAATTTATGAAATTGAACTACAGCCTAGACTCGCTGATATGGCTACTAGAAGTGTAAAGCTGAATAATCTTGAAGATCAAGTCGTTGTTATTAATGATGACTTAAAAAACACGACAGATCACATTAAAAAGGACTCAGTTGACGTTGTCACGGTTAATCCACCTTACTTTTTAAATTACGATACATCCGAAAAAAATCCGAATGAATATTTAGCGATTGCCCGTCATGAGCTTACGACTACTTTAAATCAAGTTGTTAAAACATCCGCCGATCTATTAAAGATGAATGGGAAATTTTTCATGGTCCACCGACCGGATCGACTGACAGACATCTTGACTACAATGCGTCATAATCGAATTGAACCCAAAGCATTGCAATTTGTGAGACCAAGTCATGGAAAGTTAGCAAATATGGTTTTAGTTTCTGGAATTAAAGATGGCAGATATAATGGTGTCAAAATATTGGATGATGTGATTGTCCACGATGGAGATCACTATTCTAAATCAATCGAGATGATGCTGTATGGCAAGCGATAA
- a CDS encoding GIY-YIG nuclease family protein, with protein MASDKKFYMYVLLCEDNSLYTGYTDDVQKRFETHVSGEGAKYTRAHKPVKILYQEEFSTKHEAMSAEYHFKKHTKSQKLTYIREHQSL; from the coding sequence ATGGCAAGCGATAAAAAGTTTTATATGTATGTTTTATTGTGTGAAGATAATAGTTTATACACAGGATATACTGATGATGTCCAAAAACGGTTTGAAACTCATGTAAGTGGCGAAGGTGCTAAATACACGCGTGCACACAAGCCTGTTAAAATTTTATACCAGGAAGAATTTTCTACGAAACATGAAGCAATGAGTGCGGAGTACCATTTTAAAAAGCATACCAAATCACAAAAGCTAACATATATTCGTGAACATCAATCATTGTGA
- the tsf gene encoding translation elongation factor Ts, giving the protein MAKISAAQVKELREKTGVGMMDAKKALVETEGDFDKAIEVLREKGVAKAEKKSGRVAANGLANIAIHDNTAVIVEVNSETDFVATSDPFKDLVNKVSDAIALQKPATVEDALKLKTEKGTVQDDIIETTQVTGEKVTLRRFEIVEKGDNEVFGSYLHNGGEIGALVLLDGADEETAKDVAMHVAAINPEYLNKDEVPADRLAEEKKTLTEEALNEGKPEKIVEKMVEGRLHKFLAEISLEDQEFVKDQDQTVAKYVASKNGKIKKFVRYEVGEGIEQNKQSFEDEVRSQLK; this is encoded by the coding sequence ATGGCAAAAATTTCTGCAGCTCAAGTTAAAGAATTACGCGAAAAAACTGGCGTTGGTATGATGGACGCTAAGAAGGCACTTGTTGAAACTGAAGGTGACTTTGATAAAGCAATCGAAGTTTTACGTGAAAAAGGTGTTGCTAAAGCTGAAAAGAAGAGTGGTCGTGTTGCTGCCAACGGTTTAGCTAACATTGCTATTCATGACAACACTGCAGTTATCGTTGAAGTTAACTCAGAAACTGATTTTGTTGCTACTAGTGATCCATTTAAGGACCTTGTAAACAAGGTTAGTGATGCCATCGCATTACAAAAACCTGCAACAGTTGAAGACGCTTTGAAGCTTAAGACTGAAAAGGGTACTGTTCAAGACGATATCATCGAAACCACTCAAGTTACTGGTGAAAAGGTTACTTTGAGACGTTTTGAAATTGTTGAAAAGGGCGACAACGAAGTGTTCGGTTCATACCTTCACAATGGTGGCGAAATTGGTGCCTTGGTACTTCTTGATGGTGCTGATGAAGAAACTGCTAAAGATGTTGCAATGCACGTTGCAGCCATCAACCCAGAATACTTGAACAAAGACGAAGTTCCTGCAGATCGTCTTGCAGAAGAAAAGAAGACTCTTACCGAAGAAGCACTAAATGAAGGTAAGCCTGAAAAGATCGTTGAAAAAATGGTTGAAGGTCGTCTTCACAAGTTCTTGGCAGAAATCTCACTTGAAGACCAAGAATTTGTTAAGGACCAAGACCAAACAGTTGCTAAGTACGTTGCTTCTAAGAACGGTAAAATTAAGAAGTTTGTTCGTTATGAAGTTGGTGAAGGAATCGAACAAAACAAACAAAGTTTTGAAGATGAAGTTCGTTCACAATTGAAATAA
- a CDS encoding proline--tRNA ligase, with translation MKQSKILIPTLKETPSGAEALSHQMLLRAGYIRQVSAGMYAYLPLAYKVITNIEKIVREEMEKANAFEMLVPGVLPADLWRESGRYETYGPELFKFKNRHETDFILGPTHEETFTQLVRDAVKSYKQLPFMLYQIQAKYRDEDRPRYGLLRSREFIMKDAYSFSANEEDLDQAYRAMEKAYVNIFDRIGLNYRVIIGDGGAMGGSDSKEFSALAAIGEDTIAYSSDSDYSANLEMAKAKISEQSSHAELQELEKVATPDSKTIEEVSDFLKVEPKQIVKSMLFIADEKPVLVMVPGDYEVNDVKVKNFLKADFLEPATDEQAEKYIGVNFGSLGPINVNDEVRLLVDVRIKNMRNFVVGANEDGFHYLNANLGRDFESDDVDDFVFVKEGETSPDGQGTLKFTRGIEIGHIFKLGTRYSDSLGATVLDENGRAKPIIMGSYGIGISRLLSAIAEQYGDENGLVWPKSVAPFMVHVIPVNVKNDVQRELADQIESNLTESGLDVLVDDRKERAGVKFADSDLLGLPVRVTVGKKAEDGIVEIKIRKNGETIEAKVEELSETVKILLDNLEE, from the coding sequence ATGAAACAGTCAAAAATCTTGATTCCAACCTTAAAGGAAACACCTAGTGGTGCAGAAGCTTTAAGTCACCAAATGTTATTAAGAGCGGGATACATTCGCCAAGTATCTGCTGGTATGTATGCATATTTACCACTAGCATACAAAGTGATCACTAACATCGAAAAGATTGTTCGTGAAGAAATGGAAAAAGCAAATGCGTTTGAAATGCTTGTTCCAGGTGTGTTACCTGCTGACCTTTGGCGGGAATCAGGACGGTATGAAACCTACGGACCAGAGTTATTTAAATTTAAAAACCGCCACGAAACTGATTTTATCCTTGGCCCAACTCACGAGGAAACATTTACTCAATTAGTTCGTGATGCAGTTAAATCTTACAAGCAGTTACCATTTATGCTTTACCAAATACAAGCAAAGTATCGTGATGAAGATCGTCCCCGCTATGGGTTGCTCAGAAGTCGCGAGTTTATCATGAAAGATGCTTACTCTTTCTCAGCTAATGAGGAAGATTTAGATCAAGCTTATCGCGCAATGGAAAAGGCCTACGTTAACATTTTTGACAGAATCGGTTTAAACTACCGCGTCATCATCGGTGATGGTGGTGCAATGGGTGGCTCAGATTCTAAAGAATTCTCTGCCCTTGCAGCTATTGGGGAAGATACAATTGCGTACTCTAGCGACAGTGATTATTCTGCTAACCTAGAGATGGCTAAGGCTAAAATTAGTGAACAATCGTCTCATGCTGAATTGCAGGAGCTTGAAAAGGTTGCTACCCCTGATTCAAAGACGATCGAAGAGGTTTCTGACTTTTTGAAGGTTGAACCTAAGCAAATTGTTAAATCGATGTTATTTATTGCTGATGAAAAGCCGGTTCTTGTTATGGTTCCTGGTGACTATGAAGTGAATGACGTTAAGGTTAAAAATTTCCTTAAAGCTGATTTTCTTGAGCCAGCGACTGACGAGCAAGCTGAAAAGTATATTGGTGTTAACTTTGGTTCACTTGGACCAATTAATGTTAATGATGAAGTTCGGTTACTTGTTGATGTTCGGATTAAAAATATGCGCAACTTTGTTGTTGGTGCTAACGAAGATGGCTTCCACTACCTAAATGCTAATCTGGGTCGTGATTTTGAAAGTGACGATGTTGATGACTTTGTCTTTGTTAAAGAGGGTGAAACATCACCTGATGGTCAAGGAACCCTTAAATTTACTCGTGGGATTGAAATTGGTCATATCTTTAAATTAGGTACCCGATACTCAGATAGTCTTGGAGCTACGGTTCTTGATGAAAATGGCCGTGCAAAGCCAATTATTATGGGTTCATACGGTATTGGTATCAGCCGTTTGCTATCAGCAATTGCTGAACAGTATGGGGACGAAAACGGCTTAGTTTGGCCAAAATCAGTTGCACCGTTCATGGTTCACGTTATTCCCGTTAACGTTAAAAACGACGTTCAACGCGAGTTAGCAGACCAAATTGAAAGCAATTTAACCGAAAGTGGTTTGGATGTCTTGGTCGATGATCGTAAAGAAAGAGCTGGCGTAAAATTTGCCGATTCTGATTTATTAGGACTTCCTGTCCGAGTTACAGTAGGTAAAAAGGCCGAAGATGGGATCGTTGAAATCAAAATTCGTAAGAATGGTGAGACAATTGAAGCTAAGGTTGAAGAATTAAGTGAAACAGTTAAAATATTACTCGACAATTTAGAAGAGTAA
- the frr gene encoding ribosome recycling factor yields the protein MADAKSIISEAKTKMKKAHEVLDRELGGIRAGRANASLLNRVMVDYYGAQTPLNQVAAISIPEARVIMITPYDKTALENIEKGIYEADLGISPTNDGNSIRLVVPALTEERRKEIAKQVKATGEQSKVAVRNVRREAMDALKKTHKAEEITDDELHKYEDEAQKATDDAIKVVDQKVAEKEKEVVNG from the coding sequence ATGGCAGATGCTAAATCAATTATCAGTGAAGCAAAAACAAAAATGAAAAAGGCTCATGAAGTTTTAGACCGTGAGTTAGGTGGTATTAGGGCAGGTAGGGCAAATGCTAGCTTGCTTAATCGTGTAATGGTTGACTATTATGGAGCTCAAACACCTCTTAACCAAGTTGCAGCGATTTCAATTCCTGAAGCACGGGTGATTATGATTACTCCGTACGATAAAACTGCTTTGGAAAATATTGAAAAGGGTATTTATGAAGCTGATCTTGGAATTAGCCCTACAAACGATGGTAATTCAATTCGGTTAGTAGTTCCTGCACTTACTGAGGAACGCCGTAAGGAAATTGCTAAGCAAGTTAAAGCGACCGGTGAGCAAAGTAAGGTTGCGGTTCGAAACGTACGTCGAGAAGCAATGGATGCATTGAAGAAGACTCATAAAGCTGAAGAAATTACGGATGATGAACTTCACAAGTATGAGGATGAAGCCCAAAAGGCAACCGATGATGCCATTAAAGTGGTGGATCAAAAAGTAGCTGAAAAAGAAAAAGAAGTTGTAAACGGATAG
- the rseP gene encoding RIP metalloprotease RseP — MITTIIAFIIVFGIIVISHEFGHYYAAKKSGILVREFSVGMGPKLFYYIKNHTTFTLRLLPLGGYVRMAGDADDEEEIKPGTPVSLKVGADNKVTSINTSNKNSLFQGIPVTVVRTDLEQELFIEGYENGDESELKRYSVAHDATIIESDGTEVQIAPVDVQFQSASLPKRMITNVAGVFNNFVLTILVFTILAFVQGGVANNSTKIDVAPQDSVAKDAGIKNGDQILSVDGVKTKNWSDLATQIQGKAGKNVDLKVKRNDQTKIITLTPKTVKSGDKKVGVIGITQHLDNSFKAKILGGFTQTFNLTGRLLSALWSMVSGHFSLNDLGGPVAIFATTSQATKGGVAGVMYFLAFLSLNLAIINLIPIPGLDGGKLLLNIIEAIRHKPVSEKTETVITLIGFAFLMLLMILVTWNDISRYFLH, encoded by the coding sequence TTGATAACAACTATTATTGCGTTCATTATAGTTTTTGGGATTATCGTCATTTCTCATGAATTTGGTCATTATTATGCTGCCAAAAAGTCAGGAATCCTCGTTCGCGAGTTTTCTGTGGGGATGGGTCCTAAACTATTTTATTACATCAAGAATCACACAACTTTCACTTTGAGGTTATTACCTTTAGGTGGATATGTCCGTATGGCTGGTGATGCTGATGACGAAGAAGAAATCAAACCGGGAACCCCAGTATCACTAAAGGTTGGTGCCGATAATAAAGTAACTTCGATTAACACAAGTAACAAGAATTCATTGTTCCAAGGAATTCCCGTTACTGTTGTTAGGACAGACCTTGAACAAGAACTATTTATCGAAGGTTACGAAAATGGTGATGAATCTGAGCTGAAGCGATATTCAGTTGCTCACGACGCTACAATCATTGAGTCAGATGGTACTGAGGTTCAAATCGCTCCAGTTGATGTTCAATTTCAATCTGCATCCTTGCCAAAGAGGATGATTACTAACGTTGCTGGTGTGTTCAACAACTTTGTCCTGACAATTTTAGTGTTTACTATCTTGGCGTTTGTTCAGGGTGGGGTCGCTAATAACTCTACTAAGATTGATGTTGCGCCTCAAGATTCGGTTGCTAAGGATGCCGGAATCAAGAATGGTGATCAGATTCTATCAGTCGATGGAGTAAAGACGAAAAATTGGTCGGACTTAGCTACCCAAATACAGGGAAAAGCGGGTAAGAACGTTGACCTCAAGGTTAAACGTAACGACCAGACTAAGATAATCACATTAACTCCCAAAACGGTTAAATCCGGTGATAAAAAAGTTGGCGTGATTGGAATCACTCAGCACTTAGATAATAGCTTTAAAGCAAAAATATTAGGTGGGTTCACACAGACCTTTAACTTAACAGGACGCTTGTTGTCTGCATTATGGTCAATGGTTTCTGGTCACTTTAGTCTAAATGACCTTGGTGGACCAGTAGCTATCTTTGCTACAACATCTCAAGCTACAAAGGGTGGAGTTGCCGGAGTTATGTATTTCTTGGCATTCCTATCACTGAACTTGGCAATCATCAACCTGATTCCAATTCCTGGTCTTGATGGTGGGAAGCTGTTGTTAAACATCATCGAAGCTATTAGGCATAAGCCTGTATCAGAAAAAACAGAAACGGTAATTACATTAATCGGATTTGCCTTTTTAATGTTACTAATGATTTTAGTAACTTGGAATGACATTTCTAGATATTTCTTGCATTAA
- a CDS encoding phosphatidate cytidylyltransferase produces the protein MKQRVITAVVALIIFIPIIIIGGTWIDVAALVLGIIGISEILVMKKKLLVSPESILSFLGVSVLIIPDAWMNLLPSYIDRMFLFYVFVILLLLLTVFSKNMFTFDDVGVITLGMLYVGSGFHYFLMARELSLTTLLYALFIVWITDSGAYMFGRTFGKHKLAPHISPNKTWEGSVLGSLAAVIICSIFLILYPINSMGLLTIVIVSALLSIAGQFGDLIESALKRYYDVKDSGKILPGHGGILDRFDSLLLVLPIMHLVGII, from the coding sequence TTGAAACAAAGAGTTATAACGGCTGTTGTGGCCTTAATTATTTTTATCCCAATTATAATTATTGGTGGCACCTGGATTGATGTTGCTGCTTTAGTGCTCGGAATAATTGGAATTTCTGAAATTTTAGTTATGAAGAAAAAACTATTGGTTTCTCCAGAATCGATTTTAAGCTTTTTAGGGGTGTCGGTTTTGATAATCCCAGACGCCTGGATGAATCTGTTACCAAGTTACATCGACAGAATGTTTTTGTTTTATGTGTTTGTAATTTTATTGTTATTACTGACAGTATTTTCAAAGAATATGTTCACGTTTGATGATGTTGGTGTGATTACTCTGGGAATGCTTTACGTTGGCTCAGGATTTCATTACTTTTTAATGGCAAGAGAGTTATCTTTAACTACGTTGCTTTACGCCTTATTTATTGTCTGGATTACTGATAGTGGCGCATATATGTTTGGTCGAACATTTGGAAAACATAAATTGGCACCGCACATTAGTCCTAATAAAACCTGGGAAGGCTCTGTTTTAGGTTCATTAGCAGCAGTGATTATTTGTTCTATCTTCCTAATTCTTTATCCAATCAATTCAATGGGTCTTTTAACAATTGTTATTGTAAGTGCATTGCTATCAATTGCTGGTCAATTTGGAGATTTAATTGAATCAGCACTAAAACGGTATTATGATGTAAAGGATTCAGGAAAAATTCTTCCCGGTCACGGTGGAATTTTAGATAGATTTGACAGCCTATTGCTTGTCTTGCCAATCATGCACTTGGTTGGAATTATATAA